In Taeniopygia guttata chromosome Z, bTaeGut7.mat, whole genome shotgun sequence, one genomic interval encodes:
- the ATG12 gene encoding ubiquitin-like protein ATG12: MAEPGERPPPAAPHGGGRSDGAEEAQEGGAPAGPAEPGPPPAGSPGSEEPAGDARKKIDVLLKAVGDTPIMRTKKWAVERTRTIQGLVEFIKKFLKLMASEQLFIYVNQSFAPSPDQEVGTLYECFGSDGKLVLHYCKTQAWG; the protein is encoded by the exons ATGGCGGAGCCCGGGGAGCGGCCGCCTCCCGCCGCGCCGCACGGCGGCGGCCGGAGCGACGGCGCGGAGGAGGCACAGGAAGGCGGTGCTCCGGCGGGGCCCGCCGAACCGGGCCCGCCCCCGGCCGGGTCGCCGGGCTCTGAGGAGCCCGCGGGCGAcgcaagaaagaaaa TTGATGTGCTGCTGAAGGCCGTGGGCGACACCCCCATCATGAGGACCAAGAAGTGGGCGGTGGAGCGGACCCGGACCATCCAGGGCCTCGTGGAGTTCATAAAGAAGTTCCTCAAGCTGATGGCCTCCGAACAGCTG TTCATATATGTAAACCAGTCTTTTGCTCCATCTCCAGACCAAGAAGTGGGGACCCTCTATGAG tGTTTTGGAAGTGATGGCAAGCTTGTACTGCATTACTGCAAAACTCAGGCATGGGGATGA
- the CDO1 gene encoding cysteine dioxygenase type 1, which translates to MMEQPVQTETWKARSLEELVRILHQIFNEDKVSVDEVQALMESYESNPEEWLQYAKFDQYRYTRNLVDNGNGKFNLMILCWGEGHGSSIHDHTDSHCFMKILQGNLKETLFEWPEKKGNGEMTKKSERVLRENQCAYINDSIGLHRVENISHTEPAVSLHLYSPPFNTCNTFDQRTGHKHKVTMTFYSQFGERTVCATGVPQENN; encoded by the exons ATGATGGAGCAGCCGGTGCAGACGGAGACCTGGAAGGCGcggagcctggaggagctggtcCGTATCCTCCATCAGATATTCAATGAGGATAAAGTCAGCGTGGACGAGGTCCAGGCGCTGATGGAGTCGTACGAGAGCAACCCCGAGGAGTGGCTGCAGTACGCCAAGTTCGACCAGTACAG GTATACAAGAAATCTTGTGGACAATGGAAATGGAAAGTTCAACTTGATGATCTTGTGCTGGGGTGAAGGTCATGGCAG CAGTATCCATGATCACACTGACTCACACTGCTTCATGAAGATCCTCCAGGGAAATCTAAAGGAGACTCTGTTTGAATGGCctgagaaaaaaggaaatggtgAAATGACTAAGAAATCAGAACGAGTTTTGAGGGAAAATCAATGTGCATACATTAATG ACTCCATTGGCCTGCACCGTGTGGAGAACATAAGCCACACAGAGCCTGCTGTTAGCCTGCATTTGTACAGCCCGCCCTTCAACACCTGTAACACCTTTGATCAGAGGACTGGGCATAAGCACAAAGTCACGATGACCTTCTACAGCCAGTTTGGAGAAAGGACTGTCTGT GCTACAGGAGTGCCACAGGAGAACAACTGA